In Leptolyngbya sp. CCY15150, the DNA window TGGTGCCGTTGCTCTTATTCTAGCCATTGAGCACCAAGATTATGTTAATCGTCTTATTATCTCAAATTCTGTTTGCTACGACCGATTTGACGATGATATGCTCGATTTCGGGCATCCTTTAAGATGGAAAACTCGTCCGATATCAGATTTGGTCACGGCGCTTGAAGAAAGTCTTGTAGCAGGGCTTTCTGACCAAAACCAGCTTACCCATGAGTTTCGGCAAGGCATTATTGCTCCTTGGGCTAGTGAGGAAGGTAAGCTAAGCTTGCTGCGCAATGCTGCTGCGCTCAATGCAAACCAGACGATGGCGCTCGTCGATCGCCATGGAACTATCTCTGCTCAGACCATGATTTTATGGGGAATGGATGACCCTTGGCAGAAGGCAGAAGATGGTAAGCAATTGGCTCAAGAAATTCCTGGTGCTGTTTTCCGCGCTATTGATGGCGCTTCACATTGGGTGCAACAAGATGCACCAGAAAAGTTCTGTGAAGCACTATTAGAGTTTTTCGCCATTGTGCCTAACAGCCGCAATGTCCCGGAACGTTGAAGGATACTGGGAGCTAGTGAAAATTATCTGCATCCGGCAGTTGCGATCATGAGAGATGTTGTTCCCCTACTACCGACCTAGTGGCTGCATGGTGAAATGTGGTGCTTACTACAGTCGCGATCGCCCCCCTGGATGCGATCGCTTCTCCTAACATCGCAAGTCCTGATCTCAGCTTAGTTGCGCGCTTCATGTCCACATATCATGCCTACAGATCATGCCTACAGATCATGCCCACAGTATGTTGATCTTCACCCAAACTCAAGCAATTCTCAGGATTATCCGGCATTCTAAAGGTAGTGGAACATCTTTCTTCCCTGCCTGTTGCTAGAGT includes these proteins:
- a CDS encoding alpha/beta fold hydrolase, which produces MKPANTWSIWEEFRAAQQEILLPAGQVAHIPLSVRYVDVGEAQRGTILLMHGIPTWGYLYHAVIPILVDAGYRILAPDFLGHGWSDRRDRFDRSFQDQARMIIALLSALNLKCVDVVGHDTGGAVALILAIEHQDYVNRLIISNSVCYDRFDDDMLDFGHPLRWKTRPISDLVTALEESLVAGLSDQNQLTHEFRQGIIAPWASEEGKLSLLRNAAALNANQTMALVDRHGTISAQTMILWGMDDPWQKAEDGKQLAQEIPGAVFRAIDGASHWVQQDAPEKFCEALLEFFAIVPNSRNVPER